Proteins found in one bacterium genomic segment:
- a CDS encoding cell division protein ZapA, with translation MTDPRSVTVSIYGRDYTLKGEAEAAYVQKVAALVDQKMREIADQSALASTSKVAILVAVNLADELLRERQKHQQALSLLDERTGQITAFLDKEMEKL, from the coding sequence ATGACCGATCCCCGAAGCGTGACGGTGTCCATCTACGGCCGCGACTACACCCTCAAGGGTGAAGCGGAAGCGGCCTACGTCCAGAAGGTCGCGGCTCTGGTCGACCAGAAGATGCGCGAGATCGCGGACCAATCCGCCCTGGCTTCCACCAGCAAGGTGGCGATCCTGGTCGCGGTGAACCTGGCCGACGAATTGCTGCGGGAACGACAGAAGCATCAGCAGGCCCTCTCTCTGCTGGACGAGCGGACGGGGCAGATCACCGCGTTCCTGGACAAGGAGATGGAGAAGCTCTGA